A window of the Paenibacillus woosongensis genome harbors these coding sequences:
- a CDS encoding NAD(P)/FAD-dependent oxidoreductase, which yields MFAAFYGGMRKASVKLIESMPQLGGQVAALYPEKYIYDIAGFPKVTGQELVNNLNEQLKLFNPDVRLGETVLRIEKKDERHFVVTTDKDVHYARAIIITAGVGAFKPRRLELEEAPRFEQTNLHYFVSDLNRFRGRKVLISGGGDSAVDWALMLEPIAEQVTLIHRRDKFRAHEHSVENLMNSKVRVITPTEIVALHGDEHIERVTLAHTKTKETQEIEVDDVVVNFGFVSALGPIAEWGLEIESNSIVVDSRMETSIPGIFAAGDITTYPGKLDLIAVGFGEAPTAVNNAKVYVDPEAKLSPGHSSNLKL from the coding sequence ATGTTTGCCGCATTTTACGGCGGCATGAGAAAAGCATCGGTCAAATTAATCGAAAGTATGCCTCAGCTTGGGGGACAAGTAGCCGCCCTCTATCCTGAGAAATATATTTACGATATCGCTGGTTTTCCTAAAGTAACCGGCCAGGAGCTCGTTAACAATCTGAATGAACAGCTCAAACTGTTCAACCCAGACGTACGTCTAGGGGAGACAGTGCTGCGCATCGAGAAAAAAGATGAACGCCACTTTGTCGTTACAACAGACAAAGACGTTCATTACGCGCGGGCCATCATTATTACAGCAGGCGTCGGGGCGTTTAAGCCGCGTCGTCTGGAGCTTGAAGAGGCTCCGCGTTTCGAACAGACCAACCTGCACTACTTCGTCAGCGATTTAAACCGGTTCCGCGGACGCAAGGTGCTCATTAGCGGGGGCGGGGACTCCGCTGTGGATTGGGCGCTAATGCTCGAACCGATCGCAGAGCAGGTTACGCTTATCCATCGCCGTGATAAATTCCGGGCGCACGAGCACAGTGTAGAAAATCTGATGAACTCCAAAGTTCGCGTCATTACCCCTACCGAAATCGTGGCATTGCACGGAGACGAACACATCGAACGCGTTACTCTGGCTCATACGAAAACAAAAGAGACGCAGGAGATCGAAGTGGACGATGTCGTCGTCAACTTTGGATTTGTATCCGCGCTCGGTCCGATCGCCGAGTGGGGGCTTGAAATCGAATCTAATTCCATCGTTGTCGATTCCAGAATGGAAACCTCGATCCCTGGCATATTTGCCGCTGGCGACATTACGACCTATCCCGGCAAGCTTGACTTGATTGCTGTCGGATTCGGCGAAGCCCCTACGGCTGTAAATAACGCCAAAGTTTACGTCGACCCGGAAGCTAAGTTATCCCCAGGTCACAGCAGCAATTTGAAATTGTAG
- a CDS encoding helicase DnaB, translated as MRINNMLHFTENHRYCVYRDFGLSAVDGRMLSLVYQPMAGAFAIGFYRLLAERVSLEQVGYSPIEQQRELFLTLGLEPSEKGRKYLIEQASKLEAVGLLQTSRLYIPERDDYIYEYELQAPLSPADFFRTQHLTLLLRDKIGKFAVLALRERMFCEEPPEWTGMAYNKENISVPFYDIFELNTHAIDYELEQAIAESSMSRQSGGLQGAEEEAINYADIIIRFPRESANRAFVEGLRFNSEGMGIANYVARKYELSVQDLCRLLDEDGVFAPDGSLLLESLQHKANLHFRQGKRRRDEREVAYAKVVALRASETAAGEGMPEEVAVQMEYYVEVPPQFRSKCDIHQYNMMLRNEPYTRLLKTFFPGSVPDNLLDIFEKIDLNYKLPGEVINVLIHYLMEMLTSGGEQRINRNFVDAIAANMLLKRIDSYEKAVQYIRNQAKVRKEKSSGAAPQAAAGRSRAYGRTGTVKPDIPIVESSANGDAVTEEEFAELLKMAEQMQASKQNKASK; from the coding sequence ATGCGCATCAACAATATGCTGCACTTTACCGAGAACCACCGTTATTGCGTATACCGCGACTTCGGCCTCAGCGCTGTCGACGGCAGAATGCTTAGTCTGGTTTATCAGCCGATGGCTGGCGCGTTTGCCATCGGCTTTTATCGCCTGCTTGCCGAACGCGTCTCCTTGGAGCAGGTCGGATATTCCCCGATCGAGCAGCAGCGGGAGCTGTTTCTTACGCTGGGTCTTGAGCCGAGCGAGAAGGGGCGAAAATATTTAATTGAACAGGCATCAAAGCTGGAGGCGGTTGGGCTCCTGCAGACAAGTCGATTGTACATACCGGAAAGGGATGACTACATTTACGAGTACGAGCTGCAGGCCCCGCTTTCTCCTGCCGATTTTTTCCGTACCCAGCATTTGACCTTGCTGCTCCGCGACAAGATCGGCAAGTTCGCCGTCCTTGCGCTGCGGGAGCGAATGTTCTGCGAGGAGCCGCCTGAGTGGACTGGAATGGCCTACAATAAAGAGAACATATCGGTGCCTTTCTATGACATATTTGAACTGAACACGCATGCGATCGATTACGAGCTGGAACAGGCGATTGCTGAATCTTCCATGTCCAGGCAATCCGGGGGATTGCAGGGCGCAGAGGAAGAAGCGATCAATTATGCCGACATCATTATCCGTTTTCCGCGGGAATCAGCGAACCGGGCTTTTGTGGAGGGGCTGCGATTCAATTCCGAAGGAATGGGAATCGCCAATTATGTCGCCCGCAAATATGAGCTTAGCGTGCAGGATCTATGCCGCCTGCTGGATGAAGATGGCGTATTTGCCCCTGACGGCAGCCTGCTGCTGGAAAGCCTGCAGCATAAAGCGAATCTTCATTTCAGGCAAGGCAAGCGGCGGAGGGACGAAAGAGAGGTCGCTTATGCCAAGGTCGTAGCTCTGCGCGCCTCCGAAACGGCTGCCGGCGAAGGGATGCCGGAGGAGGTTGCCGTTCAAATGGAGTATTACGTCGAAGTTCCTCCGCAGTTCCGCAGCAAGTGCGATATACATCAGTACAATATGATGCTGCGCAATGAGCCGTATACCCGGCTGCTGAAGACGTTTTTCCCGGGCTCCGTGCCCGATAATCTGCTGGATATTTTTGAGAAAATCGATCTGAACTACAAGCTGCCCGGCGAAGTCATTAACGTGCTGATCCATTACTTGATGGAAATGCTCACTTCGGGCGGAGAGCAGCGGATCAACCGCAATTTCGTGGATGCGATCGCTGCCAATATGCTGCTTAAGCGCATCGATTCTTATGAGAAGGCCGTTCAATATATTCGCAATCAAGCGAAGGTCCGTAAAGAGAAGAGCAGCGGGGCAGCGCCCCAGGCCGCGGCGGGAAGAAGCCGTGCTTACGGCAGAACTGGTACGGTCAAGCCGGACATTCCGATCGTGGAGAGCTCAGCGAACGGGGATGCCGTCACCGAAGAAGAATTTGCTGAGCTGCTCAAAATGGCTGAGCAAATGCAGGCCAGCAAACAAAATAAAGCAAGCAAATAA
- the dnaI gene encoding primosomal protein DnaI has translation MESLGELLTQMKSPVLRRRSEELTAKLMSDPLVLELRARYPELRDEQLTLNMAKLYQYVRSSRHCDSCPGLDRCPNDFPGHYTKLTVDTLYGDAAISDRQVPCNLQIQRERELAIKKRIHSFYVDERALEEGYSEVEIMTKDLDRAPAVGRVFQYINEVKENGLSPRGLYLEGHFGTGKTFLMCYLLHELAKAGYSGVIVYMPEFVEDLKSMFQDSQKLKETVEVMKQADLLIFDDIGAENLNPWVRDHVMGSILNFRMNRKPTFYTSNYSLAGLEKHLSFTSKEGEELHKGQRLMDRIAPFVEVVQVRGVNKRGQK, from the coding sequence ATGGAATCACTCGGAGAACTGCTGACGCAGATGAAAAGCCCGGTGCTGCGCCGGCGTTCGGAGGAATTGACGGCGAAGCTGATGAGCGATCCGCTGGTGCTGGAGCTAAGAGCTCGTTATCCTGAGCTGAGGGACGAGCAGCTTACGCTAAATATGGCCAAGCTCTACCAATATGTGCGAAGTTCGCGTCACTGTGACAGCTGTCCGGGACTTGATCGCTGCCCGAATGATTTTCCCGGCCATTATACAAAGCTAACGGTCGATACGCTCTACGGGGATGCTGCGATCAGTGACCGGCAAGTGCCCTGCAACCTGCAGATCCAGCGGGAACGGGAGCTCGCCATCAAGAAGCGGATCCATAGCTTCTACGTAGATGAGCGGGCGCTGGAGGAAGGCTATAGCGAAGTAGAAATCATGACCAAGGATTTGGATCGGGCACCTGCGGTAGGCCGGGTATTCCAATACATCAATGAGGTGAAGGAGAACGGATTATCGCCTCGCGGTTTGTATTTGGAAGGCCATTTTGGGACAGGCAAAACATTTCTGATGTGTTATCTGCTGCATGAGCTGGCCAAGGCGGGATATTCCGGGGTTATCGTCTATATGCCGGAATTCGTTGAAGATTTGAAGTCGATGTTCCAGGACAGCCAGAAGCTGAAGGAAACCGTGGAAGTGATGAAGCAGGCTGACCTGCTCATTTTCGACGATATCGGCGCTGAGAATTTGAATCCTTGGGTCCGTGATCATGTGATGGGTTCGATTCTGAATTTCCGCATGAACCGGAAGCCGACCTTCTATACATCGAATTACTCGCTCGCAGGACTCGAGAAGCATCTTAGCTTTACGAGCAAGGAAGGGGAAGAACTTCACAAGGGACAGCGTCTTATGGATCGTATTGCGCCGTTCGTGGAGGTAGTTCAGGTTCGCGGCGTGAACAAGCGGGGACAGAAGTAA
- a CDS encoding HesB/IscA family protein — protein MINISDSAMARIKQMLEQEETPDMFLRLGVNEGGCSGFSYGMGLDDQESEEDVHMDVNGLKVVVDKDSIRYLNGLEIDFKESGMSGGFTIHNPNAIASCGCGQSFRMRDEEGKPEVCD, from the coding sequence ATGATTAACATTTCAGATAGCGCAATGGCCCGCATTAAGCAGATGCTGGAGCAGGAGGAGACACCGGATATGTTCCTTCGTCTTGGTGTGAATGAGGGCGGATGCAGCGGTTTCTCATATGGAATGGGCCTGGATGACCAGGAGAGCGAGGAAGATGTGCATATGGATGTTAACGGCCTGAAGGTCGTTGTGGATAAAGACAGCATCCGCTACTTGAACGGGCTGGAGATCGATTTCAAGGAATCCGGCATGAGCGGCGGCTTCACGATCCATAATCCGAATGCGATAGCTTCCTGCGGCTGCGGCCAGTCGTTCCGCATGCGGGACGAGGAAGGCAAACCGGAAGTTTGTGATTGA
- a CDS encoding NAD(P)/FAD-dependent oxidoreductase, whose translation MSTIPKIVILGAGYGGILTAQRLQKELNYNEADVTLVNRHDYHYFTTHLHMPAAGTDSIENTRVPISKLIDEFKIDLVKSNVQEIRIADKKVVLQDGTLSYDYLVIALGGEPESFGIPGLGEYAMPIRSINSVRLIRQHIEYQFALYKTDESRTDRLNFVVGGAGFSGIEFVAELADRVPELCKAYDVDPNLVNVYNVEAAPTALPGFDPELVEYAMDVLRKKGVQFKIGVAIKECTPDGVILATGEEIKAATVVWTGGIRGNRLIEAAGFETARGRVKIDDYLRAPEHDNVFIIGDNSLMFNPEGRPYPPTAQIAMQQGVTCAQNVVASIRGKELKKFVFSNKGTVASLGKGEAIASAFGKKYKGWVAAQLKKAVDMRYLFTIGGIPLVLKKGRFL comes from the coding sequence ATGAGTACCATACCTAAAATTGTTATTCTTGGAGCAGGCTATGGCGGTATCCTGACGGCTCAGCGTTTGCAGAAAGAATTAAACTACAATGAAGCCGACGTAACGCTGGTCAACCGTCATGATTATCATTATTTCACGACGCATTTGCACATGCCTGCAGCAGGAACGGATTCGATCGAGAATACCCGCGTTCCGATCTCCAAGCTGATCGACGAGTTCAAAATCGATCTGGTCAAATCGAATGTTCAGGAAATTCGCATCGCGGACAAGAAGGTCGTGCTTCAAGACGGAACCCTGTCTTACGATTACCTGGTTATCGCGCTTGGCGGAGAGCCTGAATCTTTTGGTATTCCTGGACTTGGCGAATATGCCATGCCAATCCGCAGTATTAACTCGGTTCGCTTGATCCGTCAACATATCGAATACCAATTTGCACTGTACAAAACAGACGAAAGCCGTACGGACCGCTTGAACTTCGTAGTAGGCGGCGCAGGCTTCAGCGGCATCGAATTCGTTGCCGAGCTGGCCGACCGAGTGCCTGAATTGTGCAAGGCTTATGATGTAGATCCAAATCTGGTTAACGTATATAACGTAGAGGCAGCTCCTACCGCTCTTCCGGGCTTCGATCCTGAATTGGTGGAATATGCCATGGATGTACTGCGCAAGAAAGGTGTTCAATTCAAAATCGGCGTAGCGATCAAAGAATGTACGCCAGACGGTGTTATTCTTGCTACAGGCGAAGAGATTAAAGCAGCGACCGTCGTGTGGACCGGGGGGATCCGCGGTAACCGCCTGATCGAAGCAGCTGGTTTCGAAACCGCTCGCGGCCGTGTGAAAATCGATGATTACCTGCGTGCGCCGGAGCATGACAATGTATTTATTATCGGAGACAACTCGCTGATGTTTAATCCGGAGGGCCGTCCTTACCCGCCAACGGCTCAAATTGCCATGCAGCAGGGCGTAACCTGCGCACAGAATGTCGTGGCTTCGATCCGCGGCAAAGAGCTGAAGAAATTCGTGTTCAGCAACAAAGGTACCGTTGCTTCCCTAGGTAAAGGCGAAGCCATTGCTTCCGCATTCGGCAAGAAATATAAAGGCTGGGTAGCGGCTCAATTGAAAAAGGCAGTGGACATGCGTTACCTCTTTACGATTGGCGGCATTCCGCTCGTTCTGAAGAAAGGCAGATTCCTGTAA
- the hemQ gene encoding hydrogen peroxide-dependent heme synthase, whose amino-acid sequence MNEAALTLEGWYALHDFRSMNWTAWREADDETRAVALEELHAFLQEWSSVEQSKNGSTAVYSVVGQKADFVFMHLRETLEELNALENAFNKTTFAEYTVKAYSYVSVVELSNYLASGGGDPKANPEVMARLQPILPKSKYICFYPMNKKRDLSDNWYMLSMDERRAMMRSHGLIGRSYAGKVKQIITGSVGLDDWEWGVTLFSDDALQFKKLVYEMRFDEVSARFGEFGSFYVGNLLNEQLFEEMLKL is encoded by the coding sequence ATGAATGAAGCAGCATTAACCCTGGAGGGCTGGTACGCCCTGCACGATTTCCGCTCCATGAACTGGACGGCCTGGAGAGAGGCCGACGATGAGACGCGCGCTGTCGCGTTGGAGGAGCTTCACGCTTTCTTGCAGGAATGGAGCAGCGTGGAACAATCCAAGAACGGAAGCACAGCGGTTTACTCCGTTGTAGGCCAAAAAGCAGACTTTGTATTCATGCATCTCCGCGAGACGCTCGAAGAGCTTAACGCGCTGGAGAACGCCTTTAACAAGACGACTTTTGCAGAGTATACAGTCAAAGCCTATTCGTACGTCAGCGTTGTTGAGCTTAGCAACTACCTGGCATCCGGAGGCGGCGACCCTAAAGCCAATCCAGAGGTTATGGCGAGATTGCAGCCGATTCTGCCTAAATCGAAATATATCTGCTTCTACCCGATGAATAAGAAACGCGATCTAAGCGACAACTGGTACATGCTCTCGATGGATGAGCGCCGGGCGATGATGCGCAGCCACGGTCTGATCGGCCGCAGCTATGCCGGAAAAGTGAAGCAGATCATTACCGGTTCCGTCGGACTGGATGATTGGGAATGGGGAGTTACCCTTTTCTCCGACGATGCTCTGCAGTTCAAAAAACTCGTCTACGAAATGCGCTTCGACGAAGTTAGCGCCCGTTTCGGCGAGTTCGGCTCATTCTACGTTGGCAATTTGTTGAATGAGCAGCTTTTCGAGGAAATGCTGAAGCTGTGA
- a CDS encoding TasA family protein — protein sequence MGIKKTLGLGMATAALGLALIGGGTFAYFSDSVETSGTFASGTLDLNAEPTVVINLDNIKPGDYGIRTFKLFNNGTLDIEKVLLRTSYSVTNMAGAPANTDDFGKHIKVMFLTNLDKQEDVIYETTLYELQSLAPDAVDNKWQEWFEERGGLKAGTSDNLIVKFEFVDNNEDQNQFQGDALQLKWIFEARQGTGTAK from the coding sequence ATGGGAATCAAGAAAACATTAGGTCTCGGTATGGCAACGGCCGCTTTAGGTCTGGCATTGATTGGCGGAGGGACGTTCGCTTACTTCAGCGATTCGGTGGAAACGTCGGGGACTTTCGCTTCAGGGACGCTTGACTTGAATGCGGAGCCTACCGTAGTCATCAACCTTGACAACATCAAGCCTGGCGACTATGGGATCCGGACCTTCAAGCTGTTTAACAACGGTACGCTGGATATTGAAAAGGTCCTTCTCCGCACTTCCTACAGTGTGACCAACATGGCGGGAGCCCCGGCAAATACAGACGACTTCGGAAAACACATTAAGGTGATGTTTTTAACCAATCTCGACAAACAGGAAGACGTCATTTATGAAACGACGCTTTACGAACTGCAATCCCTGGCGCCGGACGCGGTAGATAACAAATGGCAGGAGTGGTTCGAAGAACGGGGCGGGCTAAAAGCCGGCACCTCGGATAATCTCATCGTTAAATTTGAATTCGTGGATAACAACGAGGATCAAAACCAGTTCCAAGGGGACGCCCTCCAGCTGAAATGGATCTTTGAGGCGCGGCAAGGAACCGGCACGGCTAAATAG
- a CDS encoding AI-2E family transporter — protein MSSTEGWNHRFKKFFINNRFVLFLLVLLLIGLNIFVLTKISFVFKPLIVLLKTVLIPVLLTGAIFYLLNPLVNWLERKGIPRAYTIVALYLFIIGIITIVIISVIPLVQEQVNGLIQNFPKYSYEVQLQFEALIGSDFYHQFQQSTGFNLTDVAQKLSERASSIAQNAFSSIGGFVGAVVDIVLTLVTVPFILFYLLKDGKKLPNYILRFVPVKLREQTHRVMTEANGQISSYIRGQIIVSFCIGVLLYIGFLIIGLDYSLVLAIIASFTSIVPYLGPAIAITPALIIAIVTSPFMLLKLIIVWTVVQLIEGKFISPQIMGKTLRVHPITIIFVILTAGNLFGVLGVILAVPGYAVLKVICTHLFQWFEHRSKLYEEEEDAGENLANVEVTVNVGAPAGQGTGKEEQE, from the coding sequence ATGAGTAGTACGGAAGGCTGGAATCACCGGTTCAAGAAGTTCTTCATTAATAATCGCTTCGTATTGTTTTTGCTTGTGCTGCTGCTGATTGGTTTGAATATCTTCGTTCTGACCAAAATATCATTCGTATTCAAACCTCTGATTGTACTGCTGAAGACCGTACTGATTCCCGTGCTGTTGACGGGAGCGATCTTCTACTTGCTGAATCCGCTCGTAAATTGGCTGGAACGCAAAGGCATTCCGCGCGCCTATACGATCGTAGCGCTATATTTGTTCATTATCGGGATAATTACTATTGTGATCATCTCCGTTATCCCGCTCGTTCAAGAGCAGGTGAACGGCCTGATTCAAAACTTCCCGAAATACAGCTATGAAGTGCAGCTTCAGTTCGAGGCCCTTATCGGCAGCGATTTCTATCATCAATTTCAGCAGTCCACCGGCTTCAATCTGACCGATGTGGCCCAGAAGCTGTCCGAGCGGGCGTCCTCGATTGCGCAGAATGCCTTCAGCAGTATCGGCGGGTTTGTCGGTGCAGTCGTCGACATCGTGCTTACCTTGGTGACAGTGCCGTTCATCCTGTTCTATCTGCTGAAAGACGGGAAGAAGCTGCCCAACTATATCCTTCGCTTCGTGCCAGTGAAGCTCCGCGAGCAGACCCATCGTGTGATGACGGAAGCGAATGGGCAAATCAGCTCCTACATTCGCGGGCAAATCATCGTCAGCTTCTGTATCGGGGTGCTGCTGTATATCGGCTTCCTCATTATCGGGCTCGATTATTCCCTGGTGCTGGCGATTATCGCATCCTTTACCAGCATCGTTCCGTATTTGGGTCCTGCCATCGCGATTACGCCTGCCTTGATTATCGCGATCGTTACTTCCCCGTTCATGCTTCTGAAGCTGATTATCGTATGGACCGTTGTCCAGCTGATTGAAGGGAAGTTCATCTCCCCGCAAATTATGGGCAAAACGCTGCGGGTTCATCCGATCACGATCATCTTCGTGATCTTGACGGCGGGCAATCTGTTCGGCGTGCTCGGCGTCATCCTTGCCGTTCCTGGCTATGCTGTGCTAAAGGTCATCTGCACCCATCTCTTCCAATGGTTTGAACATCGCTCTAAGCTTTATGAAGAGGAAGAGGATGCCGGCGAGAACCTAGCGAATGTAGAGGTAACCGTTAACGTAGGTGCTCCAGCCGGCCAAGGCACAGGCAAGGAAGAGCAGGAATAA
- the sipW gene encoding signal peptidase I SipW encodes MKLLWKLAAQTVYYSTAAICLTVLGSVLLSRITGGEPNFYGYQLKTVLSGSMEPTIRTGSVIAISPHHAGTGIPIQDGDIITYRADEQRLITHRIIEVITSEAGGQILYRTQGDNNDAPDSALVVPANIVGVYTGFTIPYAGYLLHFAGSKAGSLLLLIVPGLILLLYGACSIWKAISQLEQGSVVQADSGADAPE; translated from the coding sequence ATGAAGCTGCTATGGAAGCTGGCTGCTCAAACGGTTTATTACTCGACCGCTGCGATTTGCCTGACGGTTCTCGGCTCAGTACTGTTGTCCAGAATAACTGGCGGTGAGCCGAATTTCTACGGATATCAGCTAAAAACAGTATTATCCGGTTCGATGGAACCCACGATTCGAACGGGATCCGTTATCGCCATTTCTCCACATCATGCTGGAACGGGGATTCCTATCCAGGACGGGGATATCATCACGTACCGGGCCGATGAACAGCGGCTAATTACCCATAGGATCATAGAGGTCATAACCAGCGAAGCCGGCGGTCAGATACTGTACCGTACCCAGGGAGACAACAATGATGCTCCCGACAGCGCGCTCGTTGTCCCGGCCAATATCGTCGGCGTTTATACCGGATTCACCATCCCGTACGCTGGATATTTGCTTCACTTTGCCGGCAGCAAAGCCGGCAGCCTTCTCCTCCTTATCGTTCCAGGGCTGATACTCCTTCTCTATGGCGCTTGCTCCATATGGAAGGCCATCTCCCAGCTGGAGCAAGGCTCCGTCGTTCAAGCCGATTCAGGGGCTGACGCGCCAGAATGA
- a CDS encoding sporulation histidine kinase inhibitor Sda, whose amino-acid sequence MAMLTDEMLLESYHMATELQLDMEFIALLLAEIHKRNLEINLTIVH is encoded by the coding sequence ATGGCGATGTTAACAGACGAAATGCTTCTCGAATCCTATCATATGGCTACAGAATTGCAACTAGACATGGAGTTCATTGCTCTTCTGTTGGCAGAAATCCATAAGCGCAACCTGGAAATCAATCTAACGATAGTACATTAA
- a CDS encoding YheC/YheD family protein — protein sequence MAGRQLADKWLKTEALLRNPEVAVHVPQTRIYSGEALRSVLQQFGMAVIKPVRGGGGYGVIKVTQKGGIYGFTYMSQSRYYKSFDAMFQALNRTRVGRKYIIQQGIHLARIQGRPIDYRVKVVKQNGKWVYRSMLGRLARPGLFVTNLSKGGTQLSAGEGLRRSLGNVSTRKKRAEMRSLTNKCIAIMESAFPGVGQLGFDYGIDTSGRIWIFEVNTRPQ from the coding sequence ATGGCGGGAAGACAGTTGGCCGATAAATGGTTGAAAACCGAAGCACTGCTAAGAAACCCCGAGGTAGCGGTTCATGTGCCGCAGACTCGGATATATAGTGGAGAAGCTCTGCGGAGCGTGCTGCAGCAGTTCGGGATGGCGGTTATTAAACCGGTTCGCGGCGGCGGCGGATACGGAGTTATAAAGGTTACCCAAAAGGGTGGAATCTACGGTTTCACCTATATGTCCCAAAGCCGATATTATAAAAGCTTTGACGCCATGTTTCAAGCGTTGAATAGAACTAGAGTTGGCCGAAAATATATCATTCAGCAGGGCATCCATCTCGCGAGAATCCAGGGAAGACCTATCGATTACCGGGTCAAGGTTGTCAAGCAAAACGGAAAGTGGGTATATCGCTCCATGCTGGGACGGCTTGCCCGTCCGGGGCTGTTCGTAACGAATCTATCCAAAGGCGGCACTCAGCTTAGCGCGGGAGAAGGCTTAAGACGTTCTCTCGGCAATGTCTCTACCCGCAAAAAACGCGCAGAAATGCGTTCCTTGACCAATAAGTGCATTGCCATCATGGAGTCGGCTTTCCCTGGCGTTGGACAGCTGGGCTTTGATTATGGCATTGATACAAGCGGCAGGATTTGGATCTTTGAAGTTAACACTCGTCCACAATAA
- a CDS encoding YuiB family protein, translating into MGWLVVFILMVLFFVMMFGIGFILNMLMKTTWFPAYVFIIVILPIVVYSLWNHEQNFWTYVASYRLVDYLTAIAGLLGAILSGWTIRKLRQGGYKMF; encoded by the coding sequence ATGGGTTGGCTAGTCGTATTCATACTGATGGTGTTATTTTTCGTGATGATGTTCGGTATCGGTTTCATTCTTAATATGCTGATGAAAACAACATGGTTTCCGGCCTACGTATTCATTATTGTCATTCTGCCGATCGTGGTATACTCGCTATGGAACCATGAGCAGAACTTCTGGACTTATGTCGCCTCCTATCGCCTCGTCGATTATTTGACGGCGATCGCCGGACTGCTCGGCGCGATCCTGAGCGGCTGGACGATCCGCAAGCTGCGCCAGGGTGGGTACAAAATGTTCTAG
- a CDS encoding helix-turn-helix domain-containing protein: MAEHIGERIQKFRLKQKMSLTELAEKADVAKSYLSNVERNIQGNPSIHFIEKVACALNVTIPMLLFEDQPAEPLLDPEWSLLVQEAIDSGISKQEFKEFLEFQKWKQGQGRNAEWK; the protein is encoded by the coding sequence ATGGCAGAACACATTGGAGAGCGCATTCAAAAATTCCGCCTGAAGCAGAAAATGTCGTTAACGGAGCTAGCCGAAAAAGCGGATGTCGCCAAGTCCTACTTAAGCAACGTTGAACGGAACATACAGGGCAATCCTTCCATTCACTTCATCGAGAAGGTCGCTTGCGCGCTGAATGTTACGATTCCCATGCTGCTGTTTGAAGATCAGCCCGCTGAACCTCTGCTCGATCCGGAGTGGTCTCTGCTTGTGCAGGAAGCGATAGATTCAGGGATCAGCAAGCAGGAGTTCAAGGAATTTCTGGAGTTTCAGAAGTGGAAGCAAGGGCAAGGCAGGAACGCAGAGTGGAAATAA